Proteins from a genomic interval of Croceicoccus naphthovorans:
- the ffh gene encoding signal recognition particle protein, whose product MFDSLSDRLGNVFDSLRGRGALKEDDVRAAMREVRIALLEADVALPVVRRFIDKVTEAAIGQEVLRSVTPGQQVVKIVNDALVEMLGGPEGSGDGAAAAKLDLEAKPPVVVMMVGLQGSGKTTSTAKIAKRLKETEGKKVLMASLDVNRPAAQEQLAVLGEQAGVATLPIIAGQQPVDIANRAIQAAKLQSFDVLMLDTAGRLHVDEALMAEMKAVAAVSTPKEVLLVVDSLTGQDAVNVAQSFTGEVPLTGVVLTRMDGDARGGAALSMRAVTGKPIKFAGTGEKLDAIEPFVPSRVANRILGMGDIVSMVEKAALTVKEEDAEKLAKKMAAGKFDLDDLRMQLQQMTKMGGLGAIAGMLPGMKKAKAAMQQSGMDDRVLLRMDAIISSMTPKERANPALLNAKRKKRVAAGSGTQVQDVNKVLKMHQEMSKAMKQIKKMGGLKGLGALFGKGGLDAAMPGLGGGMGGGMGAGMGAGMGGGAGGLPPDLANLLNKK is encoded by the coding sequence ATGTTCGACAGCCTGTCTGACCGGCTTGGTAACGTCTTCGATTCGCTGCGCGGTCGCGGGGCGTTGAAGGAAGACGACGTTCGCGCCGCAATGCGCGAAGTTCGGATCGCCCTGCTGGAAGCCGACGTCGCGCTTCCGGTCGTAAGACGGTTTATCGACAAGGTTACCGAAGCCGCGATCGGGCAGGAAGTCCTGCGCTCGGTCACGCCCGGTCAGCAGGTCGTCAAGATCGTCAACGACGCGCTCGTCGAAATGCTCGGCGGCCCAGAAGGATCAGGGGACGGTGCGGCTGCCGCCAAACTGGACCTTGAGGCGAAACCGCCGGTCGTGGTCATGATGGTCGGCCTGCAGGGTTCGGGTAAGACTACCAGCACAGCCAAGATCGCCAAGCGCCTGAAAGAGACCGAGGGCAAGAAGGTCTTGATGGCCTCGCTCGACGTCAATCGCCCGGCGGCGCAGGAACAGCTGGCGGTGCTGGGCGAACAGGCCGGGGTCGCGACCCTGCCGATCATTGCCGGGCAGCAACCGGTCGATATTGCAAACCGCGCCATTCAGGCCGCGAAGTTGCAGAGCTTTGACGTCTTGATGCTCGACACGGCGGGCCGTCTGCACGTTGACGAAGCCCTGATGGCCGAGATGAAGGCCGTGGCCGCCGTCTCGACGCCGAAGGAAGTGCTGCTGGTCGTCGACTCGCTGACGGGGCAGGACGCGGTCAACGTCGCGCAGAGCTTCACCGGCGAAGTGCCGCTGACCGGCGTGGTGCTGACCCGCATGGACGGCGATGCGCGCGGCGGTGCGGCGCTGTCGATGCGGGCCGTTACCGGCAAGCCGATCAAGTTCGCGGGTACTGGCGAGAAACTGGACGCGATCGAACCCTTCGTGCCCAGCCGCGTTGCAAATCGCATCCTTGGCATGGGCGACATCGTCTCGATGGTCGAAAAGGCCGCCCTGACGGTCAAGGAAGAGGACGCGGAAAAGCTCGCCAAGAAGATGGCGGCGGGCAAGTTCGACCTCGACGATCTGCGCATGCAGTTGCAGCAGATGACCAAGATGGGCGGGTTGGGCGCGATTGCGGGCATGTTGCCGGGCATGAAGAAGGCCAAGGCGGCGATGCAGCAGTCGGGCATGGACGACCGCGTGCTGCTGCGCATGGACGCGATCATTTCATCCATGACGCCGAAGGAACGCGCCAACCCCGCGCTGCTCAATGCCAAGCGCAAGAAGCGCGTCGCGGCGGGTTCGGGCACGCAGGTTCAGGACGTGAACAAAGTGCTGAAGATGCACCAGGAAATGTCCAAGGCGATGAAACAGATCAAGAAGATGGGCGGGCTGAAAGGCCTTGGCGCCCTGTTCGGCAAGGGCGGTCTCGATGCCGCTATGCCGGGGCTTGGCGGCGGAATGGGCGGCGGAATGGGCGCCGGAATGGGCGCCGGAATGGGCGGCGGTGCTGGCGGGCTTCCGCCGGATCTGGCCAACCTTCTGAACAAGAAGTGA